A stretch of Tripterygium wilfordii isolate XIE 37 chromosome 11, ASM1340144v1, whole genome shotgun sequence DNA encodes these proteins:
- the LOC120009279 gene encoding transport inhibitor response 1-like protein, producing the protein MSEDDDRSPPPDLSCASISESSTTRLTRNCHSVSGSGQGSTSDLQSPYPDQVLENVLENVLHFLTCRRDRSSASQVCKSWCRVEALTRSELFIGNCYAVSPRRVTSRFTHVRSVMLKGRPRFADFNLMPLNWGAHFAPWVNAMVKPYPWLEKLHLKRMSITDDDLELLAESFIRFKELVLVCCEGFGTSGLAVLVSKCRNLKVLDLIESEVADDDSDWISCFPEGESCLESLIFDCVEFPVNFEALERLVARSPSLKKLRVDRHVSIGQLYRLMIRAPQLTHLGTGSFSLSDGVTPAEQEPDYLSAFAACKSLVCLSGFRDIIPDFLPAILPVCANLTSLNFSYANITAEQLKPIISQCHKLQTFWVLDSICDEGLQAVAMACKELRELRVFPINAQEDIEGPVSEVGLQAISEGCRKLRYILYFCQRMTNAAVKAMSKNCPDLVVFRLCIMGRHRPDHVTGEPMDEGFGAIVMNCKKLTRLAVSGLLTDTAFSYIGKYGKLVRTLSVAFAGDSDMGLKFVMEGCPRLQKLEIRDSPFGDAALRSGLHHYYNMRFLWMSSCRLSRQGCQEIARALPRLVVEVIGTEQDKEMGDYVETLYMYRSLDGPRDDAPNIVTLL; encoded by the exons ATGTCCGAAGACGATGACCGATCTCCGCCGCCCGATCTCTCCTGCGCCTCCATTTCCGAATCCTCTACCACCAGGCTCACGAGAAACTGCCATAGCGTATCCGGGTCGGGTCAGGGGTCCACTTCCGACTTGCAGTCTCCTTATCCAGACCAGGTTCTCGAGAACGTTTTAGAGAATGTGCTCCACTTCCTCACATGCCGCCGTGACCGCAGCTCAGCGTCGCAGGTGTGTAAATCTTGGTGCCGTGTGGAGGCCCTGACCCGATCCGAACTCTTCATCGGCAATTGCTATGCGGTCTCGCCTCGACGGGTTACTTCTCGATTCACTCATGTCCGCTCCGTCATGCTGAAAGGGAGGCCCCGGTTCGCCGATTTCAATCTCATGCCGCTGAACTGGGGGGCCCACTTCGCTCCCTGGGTTAACGCCATGGTGAAACCGTACCCTTGGCTCGAGAAGCTTCACCTCAAACGCATGTCTATCACCGATGATGATCTCGAGCTTCTTGCTGAGTCCTTTATCCGATTCAAAGAGCTTGTTCTCGTTTGTTGCGAGGGCTTCGGAACCAGCGGCCTCGCTGTGCTTGTTAGCAAGTGCAG AAATCTCAAAGTGCTGGATCTGATCGAATCCGAGGTTGCAGATGATGATAGTGACTGGATATCGTGTTTTCCAGAGGGTGAATCTTGCCTTGAATCACTGATTTTTGATTGTGTAGAATTCCCCGTTAATTTCGAGGCACTGGAGAGGCTGGTAGCTAGGTCCCCTTCGTTGAAGAAACTTAGGGTGGACCGTCACGTCTCAATAGGGCAGCTCTACCGCCTGATGATTCGAGCTCCACAGCTCACGCATCTTGGGACGGGCTCATTCAGCCTATCAGATGGTGTGACACCGGCTGAGCAAGAGCCAGATTATTTGTCTGCTTTTGCTGCTTGCAAATCTTTGGTCTGTCTGTCAGGTTTTAGAGACATAATTCCGGATTTCCTTCCCGCTATCCTTCCTGTTTGTGCAAATCTCACCTCGCTGAATTTCAGCTATGCTAACATTACCGCAGAGCAACTCAAACCAATCATAAGCCAGTGCCACAAACTCCAGACTTTTTGG GTCCTTGATTCCATATGCGATGAAGGACTTCAGGCGGTGGCTATGGCATGTAAAGAACTCCGTGAGCTCCGTGTCTTCCCTATTAATGCCCAAGAGGATATTGAAGGCCCTGTTTCTGAGGTGGGCCTCCAAGCAATCTCCGAGGGTTGCAGGAAACTGCGGTACATTCTATATTTTTGCCAGCGGATGACTAATGCAGCTGTAAAAGCCATGTCAAAGAACTGTCCAGATCTTGTAGTGTTCCGTCTCTGTATAATGGGGCGTCACAGACCTGATCATGTGACTGGAGAACCTATGGACGAGGGATTTGGAGCCATTGTGATGAATTGTAAGAAACTCACTCGTCTTGCTGTATCGGGATTGTTAACTGATACAGCTTTTAGTTATATTGGAAAATATGGGAAATTGGTTCGGACTTTGTCAGTTGCTTTTGCTGGAGACAGCGATATGGGGCTAAAATTTGTCATGGAGGGTTGCCCAAGATTGCAGAAGCTTGAAATTAGAGATAGTCCATTTGGAGATGCAGCTCTACGTTCTGGCTTACACCATTATTACAATATGAGATTCCTTTGGATGTCATCGTGTAGATTATCTCGTCAAGGTTGCCAGGAAATTGCTCGAGCATTGCCCCGTCTTGTGGTGGAGGTGATAGGGACTGAACAGGATAAGGAGATGGGTGATTATGTCGAGACTTTATACATGTATCGCTCCCTAGACGGGCCAAGAGATGATGCGCCAAATATTGTTACCCTCTTATAG
- the LOC120009895 gene encoding pyridoxine/pyridoxamine 5'-phosphate oxidase 1, chloroplastic-like translates to MWSLIRKSRTMTCSLLTLSLPLFYNSISTIYRPARSLRNPLVTTSSVFLAPISSSAIRAFCSKSSEARGMADRAVLSIHNPDSISYLNQREAAEIDEILMGPLGFSVDQLMELAGLSVATSIAEVYKPGEYGRVLTICGPGNNGGDGLVAARHLYQFGYKPSICYPKRTNKPLYNGLVTQLESLSVPFLSVEDLPSDLSKDFDILVDAIFGFSFHGAPRPPFDDLLQRLVCLHGSDQTRQKAPVIVSVDIPSGWHVEEGDVGGEGIKPDMLVSLTAPKLCAKKFSGPHHFLGGRFVPPFIADKYKLRLPPYSGTAMCVRIGKPPQVDISALRENYISPEFLEEQVEADPIDQFRKWFDDAVAAGLREPNAMALSTAGMDGKPSSRIVLLKGVDKDGFVWYTNYESRKAHELTENPRASLLFYWDGLNRQVRVEGSVQKVSDEESDHYFHSRPRGSQIGAIVSKQSAVVPGRDYLYQQYKELVEKYSDGSLIPKPKHWGGYRLKPEYFEFWLGQQSRLHDRLRYSPQDVDGKKVWRIERLAP, encoded by the exons ATGTGGTCGTTGATACGGAAGAGCCGAACGATGACATGCTCATTGCTCACTCTATCCCTACCTCTCTTTTATAACTCAATTTCAACAATCTACAGACCTGCTCGCTCCCTCCGCAACCCTCTCGTCACAACCTCATCG GTTTTTCTTGCCCCAATTTCGAGCTCTGCAATTCGCGCGTTTTGTTCGAAATCCAGTGAAGCTAGAGGAATGGCTGATAGAGCGGTTTTATCCATTCACAATCCGGATTCTATTTCTTACCTCAATCAGCGAGAAGCTGCCGAGATTGACGAGATACTCATGGGGCCGCTGGGGTTTAGTGTCGATCAGTTGATG GAGTTGGCCGGGTTGAGCGTAGCTACATCCATAGCTGAG GTTTACAAACCAGGTGAGTATGGCCGTGTTCTTACAATATGCGGTCCAGGGAACAACGGTGGTGATGGTCTTGTAGCTGCTCGTCATTTATATCAGTTTGGATATAAACCATCTATTTGCTACCCCAAACGTACTAACAAGCCTCTATATAATGGCCTGGTTACGCAG CTGGAGTCTCTCTCAGTTCCTTTCTTGTCTGTGGAAGACCTGCCATCAGACTTGTCAAAGGACTTTGACATTTTAGTAGATGCCATTTTTGGGTTCTCCTTCCATG GTGCCCCAAGGCCACCTTTTGATGATCTGCTTCAAAGGCTGGTTTGTTTGCATGGTAGTGATCAAACACGCCAAAAGGCCCCAGTTATCGTTTCTGTAGATATTCCATCTGGATGGCATGTTGAAGAAGGGGATGTTGGGGGAGAAGGAATTAAACCTGATATGTTG GTTTCTTTAACTGCTCCTAAGTTGTGCGCAAAGAAATTCTCTGGTCCTCACCACTTTCTTGGGGGTAGATTTGTCCCACCATTTATTGCTGATAAATATAAGCTTCGTCTTCCACCATATTCTGGTACTGCTATGTGTGTGCGAATCGGGAAGCCTCCACAAGTTGATATATCTGCACTTAGAGAGAACTACATTTCTCCAGAATTCCTTGAAGAGCAGGTTGAGGCTGATCCTATTGATCAG TTTCGTAAATGGTTCGATGATGCAGTTGCTGCTGGCTTACGGGAGCCCAATGCTATGGCCTTGTCAACTGCTGGAATGGATGGAAAACC CTCATCACGAATAGTATTACTGAAAGGAGTTGATAAGGATGGTTTTGTCTG GTACACGAACTATGAAAGTCGAAAGGCGCATGAATTAACGGAAAATCCTCGAGCATCACTTCTTTTCTACTGGGATGGTCTTAATCGACAG GTAAGGGTGGAAGGATCTGTGCAGAAAGTTTCTGACGAGGAATCTGACCACTACTTCCATAGCCGTCCTCGAGGAAGTCAGATTGGAGCAATAGTCAGCAAACAg AGCGCTGTTGTTCCAGGGAGGGATTATCTGTATCAACAATACAAAGAATTGGTGGAGAAATACTCTGACGG AAGTTTGATTCCAAAGCCTAAGCATTGGGGAGGATATAGGCTGAAACCAGAATATTTCGAGTTTTGGCTAGGACAACAGTCTCGCTTGCATGACAG GTTGCGATACTCTCCTCAAGATGTTGATGGGAAGAAAGTATGGAGAATTGAGCGGTTGGCTCCCtga
- the LOC120008576 gene encoding GEM-like protein 1: MNQNQSDQAHTAKPSSESDRNQNLHSTDYAPYPKLDPKDVAPLPENWTNVSVGPSESQPKQASAEQGSAPISGSTATTMPSESNPYVTSALTQPSKNKMDSVKDVLGKWGKKAVETTKKAEDLAGNMWQHLKTGPSFADAAVGRIAQGTRVLAEGGYEKIFQNTFENVAEEKLLKTYACYLSTSAGPVMGVLYLSTAKLAFCSDNPLSYQVGDKTEWSYYKVVIPINQLKAVNPSTSNVNRGEKYIQVISVDNHEFWFMSFVQYDSAVKNLREALQSSGIRVKSFHGN; this comes from the exons ATGAATCAAAACCAGAGCGATCAAGCCCACACAGCGAAACCATCTTCAGAATCGGACCGAAACCAAAACCTTCACTCCACCGACTACGCTCCGTATCCGAAGCTCGACCCAAAAGACGTGGCTCCGCTACCGGAGAATTGGACCAACGTGTCGGTGGGTCCATCCGAATCTCAGCCCAAACAGGCGAGTGCAGAACAAGGATCGGCACCAATTTCCGGCAGTACCGCCACGACCATGCCGTCGGAGTCTAATCCCTACGTCACTTCTGCCCTGACTCAGCCATCTAAGA ATAAAATGGATTCAGTGAAGGATGTGCTGGGGAAATGGGGAAAGAAGGCGGTGGAGACTACAAAGAAGGCCGAGGATCTTGCTGGGAATATGTGGCAACACT TGAAAACAGGTCCTAGTTTTGCTGATGCTGCTGTGGGAAGAATTGCTCAAGGGACTAGAGTTCTTGCTGAAGGTGGTTATGAGAAGATCTTTCAAAATACATTTGAGAATGTGGCGGAGGAGAAACTTTTGAAGACATATGCATGCTACCTATCCACTTCTGCTGGTCCTGTTATGGGGGTTTTATATTTGTCCACAGCAAAGCTTGCTTTTTGTAGTGATAATCCTCTATCATACCAAGTTGGTGACAAAACTGAGTGGAGCTATTATAAG GTGGTTATTCCAATAAATCAGCTGAAGGCAGTAAATCCATCTACCAGCAATGTCAACCGAGGCGAAAAGTATATTCAGGTTATCTCTGTTGACAACCATGAATTTTGGTTCATGAGCTTTGTACAGTATGACAGTGCTGTAAAAAATCTTCGAGAAGCCTTGCAATCCAGTGGTATCAGGGTTAAAAGCTTCCATGGTAATTAA